In Halobacillus amylolyticus, the following proteins share a genomic window:
- a CDS encoding dihydrolipoyl dehydrogenase family protein, which produces MSTYDVIVIGTGVAGGTVASIAKRRGLSTAIVDSRPYGGTCPQRGCDPKRVLTGVTEAFEDAKRLKGKGITGDFQLNWEDLKSFKDSFTEPVAKSVEDSFKEKGIQTYHGTASFLDPHTIEIGGEKITADKFVIATGARPTPLPIQGFNHMITSDDFFELEDIPDRVIFVGGGYISFEFAHLCARLGKEVVILHRGKHVLESFDNEITNKLIEHTKDLGVDIHTSTEVKEIEMLNSGGYSLRVKKFDHEHEIKGDLIIHGAGRSANVEKLNLETAGIEATKHGVKVNHNFQSVSLPHIYAAGDAADSGLKPLTPVAGEEAERLMQHLVDKKEQPLITSAIPSLVFTYPILGSVGITQQEAKAKRIPYEVQSRTVHSFFTYKRMNDEGAYVKLLMNPFTDELIGAHVLSSHADHLVNLFTAAIEKKMTKSDLRNMLWGYPTTESDIPSFF; this is translated from the coding sequence ATGAGTACATATGATGTAATCGTGATCGGAACAGGAGTTGCAGGAGGCACGGTTGCTTCCATAGCTAAGAGAAGAGGACTTTCAACAGCCATTGTCGATTCAAGGCCATACGGAGGTACCTGTCCCCAGAGAGGCTGTGACCCAAAAAGAGTGCTGACTGGTGTGACCGAAGCTTTTGAAGATGCTAAACGTTTAAAAGGAAAAGGGATAACAGGTGATTTCCAGCTAAACTGGGAAGACTTAAAGTCATTTAAAGATTCATTTACAGAACCTGTAGCTAAATCTGTAGAAGATTCGTTCAAAGAAAAAGGGATCCAAACCTACCACGGTACAGCTTCCTTTTTAGATCCTCATACCATCGAAATTGGCGGAGAAAAGATAACTGCCGATAAGTTTGTGATTGCAACAGGTGCGCGTCCAACCCCTTTACCAATCCAAGGGTTTAACCATATGATAACGAGTGATGACTTCTTTGAATTAGAGGACATTCCTGATCGAGTGATATTCGTTGGGGGCGGCTATATTTCCTTCGAATTTGCCCATCTATGTGCCCGTTTAGGAAAAGAAGTCGTCATTCTTCATCGAGGAAAACACGTACTTGAATCCTTTGACAATGAAATAACGAATAAACTCATCGAACACACAAAGGATCTTGGTGTCGATATTCATACAAGTACAGAAGTGAAAGAAATAGAGATGCTCAACAGCGGTGGCTACAGCTTACGTGTGAAAAAGTTTGACCATGAGCATGAAATAAAAGGTGACCTTATTATCCACGGCGCCGGCCGTAGTGCAAATGTAGAAAAGTTAAATCTTGAGACTGCAGGGATTGAAGCAACAAAGCATGGAGTAAAAGTTAACCACAACTTCCAATCCGTCTCCCTGCCCCACATTTATGCTGCAGGTGATGCAGCCGATTCAGGATTAAAACCGCTAACCCCAGTGGCTGGCGAAGAGGCAGAACGGTTGATGCAGCATTTAGTAGATAAAAAGGAGCAACCACTTATCACTTCAGCTATTCCATCTCTTGTATTCACTTACCCTATCTTAGGATCTGTAGGAATTACGCAACAGGAAGCTAAGGCGAAGCGAATCCCTTATGAAGTGCAGTCTAGAACGGTCCATTCCTTTTTCACATATAAACGAATGAATGATGAAGGCGCCTATGTCAAACTACTAATGAACCCGTTTACAGATGAGCTCATAGGTGCACATGTCCTCTCTAGTCATGCTGATCATCTTGTAAATCTATTTACTGCTGCGATTGAAAAAAAGATGACTAAATCGGATTTAAGGAATATGCTCTGGGGTTACCCTACCACAGAAAGTGATATCCCTAGCTTCTTTTAA
- a CDS encoding YrzI family small protein — protein sequence MSIHFLIFRISITKRQKKRNCPNYPIYKPSAKEEFLDRKARMINHF from the coding sequence ATGAGCATACACTTTTTAATATTTAGGATTAGTATTACAAAGAGGCAAAAGAAGCGGAACTGCCCAAATTATCCGATCTATAAACCATCGGCCAAAGAAGAGTTTCTTGATCGCAAGGCACGCATGATTAATCATTTCTAA
- a CDS encoding HD domain-containing protein, whose amino-acid sequence MARVTLVEVFNHRITQKYLQRSGIHHAVTVAENALQLAVKADVSQDLATKSALLHDMGHYEWYRDGKWDYEEYRKHDIHAIKGAERAHKLLIRLGEDRLVAKKVSLAVLLHTDSYLPFELNDKRTDLQDVVAEADALDEQPGGKHHYKEMDPSEAVRRLHVLDAEIGRISYKADH is encoded by the coding sequence ATGGCAAGAGTTACTCTAGTAGAAGTGTTTAATCATCGAATTACTCAAAAATATTTGCAGCGATCCGGCATCCACCATGCTGTTACGGTAGCCGAAAACGCTCTGCAACTGGCTGTGAAAGCAGATGTATCGCAAGATCTTGCAACGAAATCGGCTCTCCTTCACGATATGGGTCATTATGAATGGTATCGGGATGGGAAGTGGGATTATGAAGAATATAGAAAGCACGACATACACGCGATTAAAGGGGCAGAAAGAGCTCATAAATTATTAATTAGGCTAGGGGAAGATCGTTTGGTGGCTAAGAAAGTTTCCCTGGCTGTTTTGCTTCATACAGATAGCTATTTACCTTTCGAATTAAATGACAAGAGAACGGATTTGCAGGATGTCGTTGCCGAGGCGGATGCATTAGACGAACAGCCTGGAGGAAAGCATCATTATAAGGAAATGGATCCTAGTGAAGCGGTTAGACGTCTTCACGTACTAGACGCGGAAATAGGGCGAATAAGCTATAAAGCGGATCATTAA
- a CDS encoding SDR family NAD(P)-dependent oxidoreductase, giving the protein MNFNKETILITGASNGIGRGLALSYADEGATVVMCDIDEEHGRQLLGEIREKGQQGYFFKCDVSQVTDIEHLFQQLDEKSLEITILINNAGASEFKSLFDLEVKEWDQLINTNLRSVFLFSKYTAERWKANQIPGRIVNMASTRAFMSEPNSEGYAASKGGITAITHALAASLAETSIRVNSISPGWIQTDHYDQLRPVDHNQHLAGRVGTPDDIAKACFYLTDEANDFVTGENIIVDGGMTRKMIYEH; this is encoded by the coding sequence ATGAATTTTAATAAAGAAACAATTCTTATAACGGGAGCAAGCAATGGGATAGGAAGAGGCTTAGCATTATCCTATGCAGACGAAGGTGCAACGGTAGTCATGTGTGATATCGATGAAGAACATGGCAGACAATTGCTCGGAGAAATACGTGAAAAAGGACAACAGGGCTACTTTTTTAAATGTGATGTGTCTCAAGTCACTGATATTGAACATTTGTTCCAACAACTTGATGAGAAATCTTTAGAAATTACTATACTTATAAATAATGCAGGGGCCAGCGAGTTTAAGTCATTGTTCGACTTGGAAGTAAAAGAATGGGATCAGCTTATCAACACAAATTTACGCAGTGTGTTCCTTTTCTCTAAATATACTGCCGAAAGATGGAAAGCAAACCAGATCCCCGGTCGAATTGTTAATATGGCTTCTACGAGAGCCTTCATGTCTGAACCGAATTCTGAAGGCTATGCGGCTAGTAAAGGCGGCATTACAGCTATTACACACGCACTAGCTGCCTCACTTGCGGAAACAAGTATACGTGTAAACTCAATTAGCCCCGGCTGGATCCAGACAGACCATTACGATCAGCTTAGACCAGTCGATCATAATCAACACTTAGCAGGACGTGTCGGCACACCAGATGATATAGCTAAAGCCTGCTTCTATTTAACAGATGAAGCCAACGATTTTGTTACGGGAGAAAATATTATAGTTGATGGTGGAATGACTCGTAAAATGATTTATGAACACTAG
- a CDS encoding FAD-dependent oxidoreductase, with amino-acid sequence MYDIAIIGAGPAGASAALFAAKAGKKVIMFDSGKSITAKAWVENHYGVNEVEGPQLLKTGQDQAAKFGAEIVTAEVESIKQEAELYTLNTDQNAYNADHIIFATGMSAKAAEQFGLTINDGKEPRVAKVIKVDERGHTGKPKVWAAGTVAGVSVHTIVTAGDGARVAINVISELNGERYVDHDILK; translated from the coding sequence ATGTATGATATCGCTATAATTGGTGCAGGTCCAGCGGGTGCAAGTGCAGCATTATTTGCCGCTAAAGCCGGCAAGAAAGTAATTATGTTCGATAGTGGAAAAAGCATTACGGCCAAAGCCTGGGTCGAAAACCATTATGGAGTCAATGAAGTAGAAGGACCTCAGCTACTTAAGACTGGTCAAGATCAGGCAGCTAAATTTGGAGCAGAGATTGTGACCGCAGAGGTTGAGTCCATTAAACAGGAAGCCGAACTTTACACTCTGAACACAGATCAAAATGCTTATAATGCCGACCATATCATTTTTGCAACAGGCATGTCTGCTAAAGCTGCCGAACAATTCGGTTTAACGATTAACGACGGCAAAGAGCCTAGAGTAGCGAAAGTTATTAAAGTTGACGAGCGTGGTCATACAGGAAAACCTAAGGTATGGGCAGCAGGAACGGTTGCTGGTGTCAGTGTACATACAATCGTTACTGCAGGTGACGGCGCAAGAGTCGCCATAAATGTAATCAGTGAATTAAACGGTGAACGTTACGTTGACCACGATATACTCAAATAA
- the corA gene encoding magnesium/cobalt transporter CorA yields the protein MLKVYGYSNKNGWQIGSSLDTIMQDELDWYWVDFASPSEEEIKLLHTFFHFHPLAIEDCMHDLQRPKLDYYEDHTFFVIHSVESNDLDKHEIDVFLGGEFIVTYHKQPSKVVQTVEGMIQQNKNQQQSLDEYYVLYQLLDKAVDNYFPIVYEIEDHINEIEDNTKSLSMEQLLEELFDRRGELMQLRQTVHPMRDLLYRMLNTHHLDGVHERKEYFTDIYDHLLKVAEMVASNREMTQDIRDSYLSLNSHQTNRTMQILTVISVIFMPLTFIVGVYGMNFVYMPELNAKYGYFVVWAVMITMAVGMFIWFKKKGWFD from the coding sequence ATGTTAAAGGTTTATGGTTATTCAAATAAAAATGGGTGGCAGATTGGGAGCTCACTTGATACAATCATGCAAGATGAATTGGACTGGTATTGGGTGGATTTTGCATCTCCATCAGAGGAGGAAATAAAACTTCTGCATACATTCTTTCATTTTCACCCCTTGGCGATTGAAGATTGTATGCATGATTTGCAACGACCGAAATTGGATTACTATGAGGATCATACCTTTTTTGTTATTCATTCAGTGGAGAGCAACGATCTAGACAAGCATGAAATCGATGTATTTCTTGGCGGTGAGTTTATTGTTACCTACCATAAGCAACCATCTAAAGTTGTTCAGACAGTAGAGGGTATGATACAGCAGAATAAAAACCAACAGCAGTCACTGGATGAATACTATGTGCTTTATCAGTTACTGGATAAAGCGGTAGACAATTATTTTCCAATTGTTTATGAGATAGAAGATCATATTAATGAGATAGAAGATAATACGAAAAGCCTATCAATGGAACAATTGTTAGAAGAGTTATTTGATCGTCGGGGCGAACTAATGCAACTAAGACAAACGGTTCACCCAATGAGGGATTTGCTCTATCGGATGTTAAATACTCATCATTTAGACGGAGTTCATGAAAGAAAAGAATACTTTACTGATATTTATGACCATCTGCTAAAAGTCGCAGAAATGGTGGCATCTAATCGGGAAATGACGCAGGATATTAGGGACAGCTACTTATCATTAAATTCACATCAAACCAACCGTACTATGCAGATTTTAACCGTTATCTCAGTTATATTTATGCCCCTGACCTTTATCGTCGGCGTTTACGGAATGAATTTTGTTTACATGCCTGAGCTCAATGCCAAATATGGCTACTTTGTTGTCTGGGCGGTAATGATTACCATGGCAGTCGGAATGTTTATTTGGTTCAAGAAAAAGGGCTGGTTTGACTAA
- a CDS encoding GNAT family N-acetyltransferase encodes MTVTNVHIEGKLVTLRSITDADIPILWELIYGEEEPEWKKWDAPYYPLEPHTLESYRSHENARKERLKQNEPDSRLIIEVKGTIIGTVTYYWEHKPSLWLEVGIGIYSSAYWSGGYGTESLTLWIDHLFNNLPLARIGLTTWSKNQRMMRVGEKLGMKLEGRMRKCRIYEGNYYDSIRMGVLREEWQLLN; translated from the coding sequence ATGACTGTTACAAATGTACATATAGAAGGTAAACTTGTCACACTAAGAAGTATCACTGATGCAGATATCCCTATTCTTTGGGAGTTGATCTATGGTGAAGAAGAGCCTGAATGGAAAAAATGGGATGCTCCTTACTATCCTTTAGAACCACATACATTAGAAAGCTACCGAAGTCATGAAAATGCCAGGAAAGAAAGACTAAAACAAAATGAGCCTGATTCACGACTAATCATTGAAGTAAAAGGAACCATTATTGGTACGGTCACCTATTATTGGGAACATAAACCATCCCTTTGGCTTGAAGTTGGAATCGGGATCTATTCGTCTGCGTATTGGAGTGGCGGTTATGGAACGGAATCCCTTACCCTATGGATTGATCATTTATTCAACAACCTTCCATTAGCCCGTATCGGGTTAACGACATGGTCGAAAAATCAAAGAATGATGCGTGTTGGGGAAAAGTTAGGAATGAAGCTCGAAGGCCGCATGAGAAAGTGCCGTATTTATGAAGGTAATTATTATGACTCCATTCGAATGGGGGTTCTTCGGGAAGAATGGCAATTATTAAACTAA
- a CDS encoding manganese-dependent inorganic pyrophosphatase, translated as MSKTLIFGHKNPDTDTISSAIVYADLKNKLGLEVEAVRLGEVGGETQFALDKFNVDAPRLVETVSDEVEHVILVDHNERQQSVADIDEVQVLEVIDHHRIANFETKGPLYYRAEPVGCTATILNKLYKENNQEVSQQMAGLMLSAIISDSLLFKSPTCTEQDVQAARELAEIAHVDAEEYGLEMLKAGADISDKSADQLISLDAKEFAMGEAKVEIAQVNTVDTDEVLARKADIEQAIEAVVSEKELDLFLFVITDILTNNSTVMAIGEKMGVVAEAFEVPLEGNQAVLEGVVSRKKQIVPPLNQKFL; from the coding sequence GTGAGTAAAACATTAATATTTGGCCACAAGAATCCAGATACAGATACGATTAGTTCAGCGATCGTATATGCTGACTTGAAAAATAAGCTTGGTTTAGAAGTTGAAGCAGTCCGTTTAGGGGAAGTGGGCGGTGAAACCCAATTTGCACTAGATAAGTTCAATGTGGATGCCCCCCGCTTAGTAGAAACCGTTTCAGATGAAGTGGAGCATGTTATCCTGGTGGACCATAACGAGCGCCAACAAAGTGTTGCGGACATTGATGAGGTACAGGTTCTTGAAGTCATTGACCATCATCGAATTGCTAACTTCGAAACAAAAGGACCTCTTTATTACCGTGCAGAGCCTGTCGGGTGTACGGCAACAATTCTTAATAAATTGTATAAAGAAAACAATCAAGAAGTCAGCCAGCAGATGGCTGGGTTAATGCTATCCGCCATCATTTCTGACTCCTTGCTTTTTAAATCGCCTACGTGTACAGAGCAAGATGTACAAGCAGCGAGGGAATTGGCGGAAATCGCTCATGTGGATGCAGAAGAGTATGGCCTTGAAATGCTTAAAGCCGGAGCGGATATTAGTGATAAATCTGCCGATCAGTTGATTTCACTTGATGCGAAAGAGTTTGCGATGGGTGAGGCTAAAGTAGAGATCGCGCAAGTAAATACAGTTGATACGGATGAAGTTCTCGCGCGTAAAGCTGACATTGAACAAGCAATTGAAGCTGTTGTTTCTGAAAAAGAACTTGACCTATTCTTATTTGTGATTACTGATATCCTCACAAATAATTCAACCGTTATGGCTATCGGAGAAAAAATGGGTGTTGTTGCCGAAGCATTTGAAGTTCCCTTGGAAGGAAACCAGGCTGTTCTTGAAGGCGTTGTTTCACGCAAAAAACAAATCGTACCACCGCTTAATCAAAAATTTCTATAA
- a CDS encoding DedA family protein — MENWLLSIINEYGYIGIFVLIALENIFPPIPSEVILTFSGFVTTSTHLSIFGVVICSTLGSITGAVALYRVGLLLDVERMEKIVDKWGKVLRLTRRDIHKADAWFDKYGPWTVFLCRFVPLIRSLISIPAGMSNMNFTAFFVLTTLGTLIWNTVLIWIGASVGDSWHSILTYMDIYSSVVYIILAVAVATTVYWYFKKISNR; from the coding sequence ATGGAAAATTGGCTGCTCTCCATTATTAATGAGTATGGTTACATAGGCATCTTTGTATTAATAGCATTAGAAAATATTTTCCCGCCGATTCCCTCTGAAGTCATTTTAACGTTCAGTGGTTTTGTGACGACCTCCACACATTTATCGATCTTTGGTGTGGTGATCTGCTCAACTTTAGGTTCGATTACAGGTGCTGTTGCATTATACAGGGTTGGATTGTTGCTTGATGTGGAACGGATGGAAAAGATAGTTGATAAATGGGGCAAAGTTCTTCGTCTGACCCGTAGAGATATTCATAAAGCGGATGCCTGGTTTGATAAATATGGTCCTTGGACAGTGTTTTTATGTAGATTTGTTCCATTAATTAGAAGTCTCATTTCAATTCCTGCAGGGATGTCGAATATGAATTTTACTGCTTTCTTTGTTCTTACGACATTAGGTACATTAATTTGGAATACTGTCCTTATTTGGATCGGAGCCTCTGTTGGAGATTCTTGGCATAGCATTCTTACATACATGGATATATACTCATCCGTTGTTTATATCATTTTAGCAGTCGCAGTGGCGACGACCGTATATTGGTACTTCAAAAAAATAAGCAACAGATAA
- a CDS encoding flavin monoamine oxidase family protein: MNSRSEEQLTYPEGMVNIIRDGLQLAKTPKKVIIAGAGMSGLVSASLLKRAGHHVTVLEGNDRIGGRVFTLRQPFTQGNYIELGAMRIPGTHALVCEYIKRFRLPINPFINSSPLDLIFVNNILTTRKHYEQYPEVLQFPLEEWEKGKTASELFLSAVNPFIERYQSSSPEEQGRLKKQYASYSMRDYLENNPLGPSLSSNAIRMIMVLLGIEGFPEFSFVDILTDIIYPIFNKDTNFYEITGGNDQLPLSFLSELHSDILYNHKVRKIKQTTSGVTLSTVNPLTQEPKFFSGDYSIITMPFSVFQFVDVEPYDSISFKKWQAIRTLPNIPAVKIAIEFKHRFWERMKVGNIITDLPTMFTYIPSHNKGRFGPAVLLGSYSWGNNASLWTSLTESSLISYVLKDLAKIYGNIVYQEYYQAFAFDWAQNPFSAGCFTLFSPHQVVNFGDYISTPEGRLHFAGEHTSSFHGWVEGAIESGIRAAYEINERSRKEGG, from the coding sequence ATGAACAGTAGAAGCGAGGAACAACTTACATATCCTGAAGGAATGGTAAACATTATTAGAGATGGATTACAGTTGGCTAAAACACCTAAAAAGGTAATAATAGCCGGAGCAGGAATGTCTGGGCTAGTCTCTGCTTCCTTACTCAAGAGGGCCGGTCATCATGTAACTGTGCTTGAGGGGAATGACCGGATAGGCGGTAGAGTATTTACCTTAAGACAGCCATTCACCCAAGGGAATTACATTGAGCTTGGCGCTATGCGCATTCCTGGCACACATGCTCTTGTATGTGAATATATCAAACGTTTTAGGCTTCCAATTAATCCTTTTATAAATAGCTCTCCACTTGATTTGATTTTTGTAAACAACATACTTACTACACGTAAACACTATGAACAATATCCTGAGGTCTTACAATTTCCTTTAGAAGAATGGGAAAAGGGCAAAACCGCATCGGAGTTATTTTTATCTGCCGTCAATCCTTTTATTGAAAGGTATCAAAGCAGTTCCCCTGAAGAGCAGGGACGGTTAAAAAAACAGTATGCCTCTTACTCTATGAGGGACTATCTAGAAAATAATCCATTAGGCCCTTCCCTTTCATCTAATGCTATTCGAATGATTATGGTTCTTCTCGGGATTGAAGGGTTCCCCGAGTTCTCCTTTGTTGATATTTTAACGGATATCATTTATCCAATCTTTAATAAGGACACGAACTTCTATGAAATCACAGGCGGGAATGATCAGCTTCCCTTATCTTTCCTTTCTGAACTTCACTCTGACATTCTTTACAACCACAAAGTGAGAAAGATTAAGCAAACGACGTCCGGTGTTACACTAAGTACAGTGAACCCTTTGACACAGGAGCCAAAGTTTTTTTCGGGTGATTACAGTATTATTACTATGCCTTTTTCAGTCTTCCAATTTGTTGATGTAGAACCCTATGATTCTATCTCCTTTAAGAAGTGGCAAGCGATTAGAACCCTGCCCAATATTCCCGCAGTGAAAATCGCCATTGAATTTAAACATCGCTTTTGGGAGCGGATGAAAGTAGGCAACATCATAACGGACCTTCCCACAATGTTCACCTACATCCCAAGCCACAATAAGGGGCGCTTCGGTCCTGCAGTATTGCTTGGCAGTTACAGTTGGGGTAACAACGCTTCATTGTGGACCAGTTTAACAGAATCAAGTTTGATTTCCTATGTTCTTAAAGACTTAGCTAAAATTTATGGCAACATCGTTTATCAAGAATATTATCAAGCGTTTGCTTTTGATTGGGCTCAAAATCCTTTTTCAGCAGGATGCTTTACCTTGTTCTCCCCACATCAGGTCGTAAATTTTGGTGATTACATAAGCACACCTGAAGGGCGGCTTCATTTTGCCGGAGAACATACCTCTTCCTTTCATGGCTGGGTGGAAGGTGCAATAGAATCAGGGATAAGGGCAGCCTATGAAATAAATGAAAGATCCCGGAAAGAAGGTGGATAA
- the fabI gene encoding enoyl-ACP reductase FabI — MEDLLQLRGKYIVIMGVANQRSIAWGVAKSLDKAGAKLIFTYRKERSYKKLVKLLEDNNLEAEFVLQCDVNEDESIQQAFAQIGEKAGVIHGLVHSVASAPTEDLKGAFIDTSRSGFAAAQDSSSYSLVAVTKAARPLMREGGAIIAMSYLGAERVVGGYNVMGVAKASLEASVKYLASEVGADQIRVNAISAGAIRTISAKGVPSFNQILHQIEETSPLKRNVTQEDIGDMSVAMLSALSRGVTGEIVYVDSGYNILG, encoded by the coding sequence ATGGAAGATTTATTACAATTAAGAGGTAAATACATTGTCATAATGGGAGTAGCCAATCAAAGAAGTATTGCGTGGGGTGTGGCTAAATCATTAGATAAAGCAGGGGCAAAATTAATTTTTACATATAGGAAGGAACGGTCTTATAAGAAGTTAGTGAAGCTGTTAGAAGACAATAACTTAGAAGCAGAGTTTGTCCTGCAATGTGATGTAAATGAGGATGAGAGTATTCAGCAGGCTTTTGCGCAAATCGGTGAGAAAGCAGGGGTGATTCATGGTCTTGTACATTCTGTCGCTTCTGCACCTACAGAGGATTTAAAGGGGGCCTTTATTGATACATCGAGAAGTGGATTTGCTGCTGCGCAAGACTCAAGCTCCTATTCTTTAGTTGCTGTTACAAAGGCTGCTCGCCCGTTAATGAGAGAAGGGGGCGCGATTATTGCGATGAGCTACTTAGGTGCGGAGCGAGTCGTTGGTGGTTACAATGTAATGGGTGTAGCGAAAGCTTCTCTCGAGGCATCTGTGAAGTATCTAGCTTCAGAAGTGGGAGCAGACCAAATTCGAGTGAATGCCATTTCTGCAGGTGCGATTCGAACCATTTCTGCAAAAGGTGTTCCCTCTTTCAATCAAATTCTTCATCAAATTGAGGAAACCTCTCCGTTAAAAAGAAACGTCACTCAAGAAGATATTGGTGATATGAGTGTGGCCATGCTCAGTGCCTTGTCAAGAGGTGTAACAGGTGAAATCGTCTATGTCGATTCAGGGTACAATATATTAGGATAA
- a CDS encoding DUF6044 family protein: MWSTILRTFSKNKWIVLGCLIIVAYLMPYYILGKDTHIRVHDNLDSNIVWYKILAESGQIFAPPGTTLPYAINGLPRSALSSSLDVMVWLYVWFEPFTAYTINQTIMRFVGFFGMYGLLRFFFQAREGVEKLQFIAIGVSVGFALLPFWPSGALSIAGLPLALLAFLNIRKFGRNTPKLYWIIIVLLPFHSSLILSFVFFLALMGLLWMVDWFRTKRINIAFLVALVLMGSIYLIKNYLIIVSMFFSEGFTSHREEFDLGHNSLAGTIRLFNENFIFAHTHDMSLHQQVILPAVILAVFIAIYKKIKPNQLAFAMTMNFLLSLWYAFWYWEGFRVLKDESMLLNTFNFSRIHFLHPLFWYMAFGFALAIIWKHLKLGKPLAIVLMVIQIAIVFDLNEEEKYSEIGTPTFEEFYSQDLFNNIKEYIGLDTSEYQVVSVAMHPTIAQYNGMHTLDTYNTTYPLSYKHKFRKIIAPELEKNQTLESYFDTWGGRLYMYVSELGKDYLFSKNSDEVIEQLDINTAQLQQMGGDYVLSALPIENHENIGLEFEKAFQNASSPWKIYLYKVEI; the protein is encoded by the coding sequence ATGTGGTCCACCATATTGAGAACTTTTTCAAAAAATAAATGGATTGTCCTTGGCTGCTTAATCATCGTAGCGTACCTCATGCCTTATTACATTCTTGGTAAAGACACTCACATTCGGGTTCACGACAATTTGGACTCAAACATTGTCTGGTACAAGATATTAGCAGAAAGCGGACAGATCTTTGCCCCCCCGGGAACGACATTGCCCTATGCCATCAATGGCCTGCCTCGCAGTGCTCTATCGTCAAGTTTGGATGTAATGGTATGGCTTTACGTATGGTTTGAACCATTCACGGCCTACACAATAAATCAAACCATTATGCGGTTTGTAGGCTTTTTTGGTATGTATGGGTTACTCCGTTTCTTTTTCCAAGCAAGAGAGGGGGTAGAAAAACTTCAGTTCATAGCTATAGGTGTATCAGTCGGCTTTGCACTTTTGCCTTTTTGGCCTTCTGGAGCACTATCAATAGCAGGGTTGCCTTTAGCCTTATTAGCGTTTCTGAACATCCGCAAGTTCGGGAGAAATACACCCAAGTTATACTGGATTATTATCGTATTACTTCCGTTTCACTCAAGTTTAATATTAAGCTTTGTATTCTTTCTAGCATTGATGGGTTTATTGTGGATGGTCGACTGGTTCAGAACAAAACGTATCAACATTGCTTTTTTAGTGGCGCTCGTCCTGATGGGATCGATTTACCTAATTAAGAACTACCTCATCATTGTATCCATGTTCTTCAGTGAAGGATTTACCTCTCACCGTGAAGAATTTGACTTAGGACATAACAGCCTAGCTGGTACAATTCGTCTGTTTAATGAAAATTTCATTTTTGCTCATACCCATGACATGAGTTTGCATCAGCAAGTGATCCTTCCAGCAGTAATCCTGGCAGTGTTTATTGCTATTTATAAAAAAATTAAACCTAACCAGCTTGCTTTTGCTATGACGATGAATTTCCTTTTGTCGCTCTGGTATGCTTTTTGGTACTGGGAAGGATTTAGAGTACTAAAAGATGAGTCAATGCTTCTCAATACATTTAATTTCAGCCGTATCCATTTTCTACATCCTTTGTTCTGGTACATGGCGTTTGGTTTTGCATTGGCGATTATTTGGAAACACTTAAAACTTGGTAAACCGCTTGCCATCGTACTTATGGTCATTCAAATCGCAATCGTATTTGATTTGAATGAAGAGGAAAAATACAGTGAAATCGGCACACCGACGTTCGAAGAATTTTATTCGCAAGATCTTTTCAATAATATAAAGGAATACATCGGTTTAGACACTTCTGAATATCAAGTGGTAAGTGTGGCTATGCATCCGACCATCGCCCAATATAATGGCATGCATACATTAGATACCTATAATACTACCTATCCATTATCCTATAAGCATAAATTCCGCAAGATCATCGCACCAGAACTAGAAAAAAATCAAACCCTTGAATCCTACTTTGATACGTGGGGCGGTAGGCTTTATATGTATGTTTCCGAGTTAGGGAAGGATTATTTATTCAGCAAGAATAGTGATGAGGTAATTGAGCAGCTTGACATCAATACTGCACAATTGCAACAAATGGGTGGAGATTATGTATTATCAGCCCTCCCCATTGAGAATCATGAAAATATAGGTCTCGAATTTGAAAAAGCATTCCAAAATGCATCCTCTCCTTGGAAGATTTATTTGTATAAAGTTGAGATCTAA